One part of the Dermacentor silvarum isolate Dsil-2018 chromosome 6, BIME_Dsil_1.4, whole genome shotgun sequence genome encodes these proteins:
- the LOC119455587 gene encoding ubiquitin-conjugating enzyme E2 Z yields the protein MSTVVEQALEHALEQDSQAKAARNPPNFWDPISYEFEEPTPQCLLRAKRDIMDIYTQPPPGVFIAPEENNITKIHALVLGPFDTPYEGGFFHFIMKCPPDYPIQPPRVRLMTTDGGRVRFNPNLYNNGKVCLSILGTWVGPAWSPAQCIASVLVSIQSLMTENPYYNEPGYESERWPGEAARYNTIIQHETIRVAVCNTVEACLQGNSPCPAPLREVILKSFPDFYNTYENVVKSHLHLSGSPMNDPFGDKRGTYQFSTLLTRLQSLNEQVKKKNEAANKKEKKEKKEKKEK from the exons ATGTCGACCGTGGTGGAACAGGCGCTGGAACATGCGCTGGAACAAGATTCGCAGGCGAAGGCAGCGCGCAACCCGCCGAACTTCTGGGACCCCATCTCGTATGAATTCGAGGAGCCGACCCCGCAATGTCTTCTCAGGGCTAAACG TGACATTATGGACATCTACACCCAGCCTCCCCCTGGAGTTTTCATTGCACCAGAGGAAAACAACATAACCAAG ATCCATGCATTGGTGCTGGGGCCCTTTGACACTCCGTACGAGGGTGGCTTCTTCCACTTCATCATGAAGTGCCCACCAGACTACCCAATTCAGCCCCCGCGGGTCCGACTGATGACCACAGACGGAGGCAGGGTGCGCTTCAATCCGAACCTCTACAACAATGGCAAAGTCTGTCTCAGCATCCTGGG GACATGGGTTGGACCAGCTTGGAGTCCTGCACAGTGCATAGCAAGTGTGTTGGTCTCCATTCAGTCACTGATGACGGAGAATCCCTACTACAATGAGCCTGGATATGAATCG GAAAGATGGCCAGGCGAGGCAGCTCGGTACAACACCATCATACAGCACGAGACGATCCGGGTGGCCGTTTGCAACACTGTTGAAGCCTGTCTCCAGGGTAATTCTCCATGCCCAGCACCTCTCAG GGAAGTGATCCTGAAGTCTTTCCCCGACTTCTACAACACGtacgagaatgtggtaaagagcCATCTGCACTTGTCCGGTTCCCCAATGAAC GATCCATTTGGTGACAAGAGGGGGACGTACCAGTTCTCTACGCTGCTCACGCGACTGCAGAGCTTAAACGAGCAGGTCAAGAAGAAAAATGAGGCTGCCAacaagaaagagaagaaggaaaagaaggagaaaaagGAGAAGTGA